One Pristiophorus japonicus isolate sPriJap1 chromosome 19, sPriJap1.hap1, whole genome shotgun sequence genomic window carries:
- the LOC139230238 gene encoding prestalk protein-like gives MTDSICTDYGTDITDITCTDYGADIPDNICTDKGADIMTASVLITELILLRSEYFDNTCVDYRADFTDSYCAHLGADITASICADNRADITDTDITDNIGADYRADVTDSICTDYRADITDNISTIYRADIAENIRADYGADITDNNCADYGADITDSIFIDYGANITDSMCTDYGADCNDSICTDYRADITDSICNDYGADITDSIFADYGADMTDSICTDYGADITDFICTDYGDDITDSVYDITDSICIDCGANITVSVCADYGADITESICADYRADITDSIWTDYGADITDNIGADCRADVTDIICTDYRADITDSIGTDYGADITDNIGSDYRADITDSIRAGSAADITDIICTDCGANITDSMCTDYRAHITDSTCADYRADISDNICADYGADITDSICAEYGTDITDSIYAGYGANTDVTDSIDTDYRADITGNICAAYRADITDSIRTDYGADITDSICADDGADMTDSICTDYGADIIDIICTDYGADILDTISDITDNIGADYRADITDRICADSGADITDSIWTDYGAYITDNIGADYRADIAENIRADYGADITDSICTDYRADITVNICVDNGADITENIYTDYGVDITDTISDITDNICADYGADIIDNIYTNYRADITDRISTDDCDEITDSICADYGADIADNMCPDYGADITDSICNDYGADITDSIFADYGSDMTDSICTDYGADITDIICTDYGADITAESLLIMVLLLRKVAVVIMELILLTVHITDSICIDYRTDITDSICADYGADITDSICTDYRADITDNIGADYGADITDSICSDYEAYITDNICVDYRTDITDTSCTDYRANVTDCICADFRADITDRISTDYGADITDSICSEYGADITYSICTDYRADISDNYCADYRADITDYLC, from the exons ATGACTGACAGTATCTGCACTGATTATGGAACTGATATTACTGACATtacctgtactgattatggagctgatattcctGACAATATCTGTACTGATAAAGGAGCTGATATTATGACAGCATCTGTGCTGATtacagagctgatattactgaga AGCGAATATTTTGACAATACCtgtgttgattatagagctgatttTACTGACAGTTACTGTGCTCATTTGGGAGCTGATATTACTGCCAGTATCTGTGCTGataatagagctgatattactgaca ctgatattactgacaatatcggtgctgattatagagctgatgttACCGACAGTATCTGTacagattatagagctgatattactgacaatatctctACTATTTATAGAGCCGATATTGCTGAGAATAtccgtgctgattatggagctgatattactgacaataactgtgctgattatggagctgatattacggacAGTATCTTTATTGATTATGGAgctaatattactgacagtatGTGTACTGATTATGGTGCTGATTGtaatgacagtatctgtactgattatcgagctgatattactgacagtatctgcaatgattatggagctgatattactgatagtATCTTTGCTGATTATGGGGCAGATATGACTGACAGTATCtgcactgattatggagctgatattactgactttatctgtactgattatggagatgatattactgacagtgtct atgatattactgacagtatctgtattgATTGTGGAGCTAATATCACTGTCagtgtctgtgctgattatggagctgatattactgaaagtatctgtgctgattatagagctgatattactgacagtatctggactgattatggagctgatattactgacaatatcggtGCTGATTGTAGAGCAGATGTTACCGACATTATCTGTacagattatagagctgatattactgacagtatcgggactgattatggagctgatattactgacaatatcggttctgattatagagctgatattactgacagtatcaggGCTGGTTCTGCAGCGGATATTACGGACATTATCTGTACTGATTGTGGAgctaatattactgacagtatgtgtactgattatagagctcatATTACTGACAGtacctgtgctgattatagagctgatattagtgacaatatctgtgctgattatggagctgatattactgacagtatctgtgctgaatatggaactgatattactgacagtatctatgCTGGTTATGGAGCGAACA CTGATGTTACCGACAGTATCGATacagattatagagctgatattactggcaATATCTGTGCTGCttatcgagctgatattactgacagtatccgcactgattatggagctgatattaccgacagtatctgtgctgatgatGGAGCAGATATGACTGACAGTATCtgcactgattatggagctgatattattgacattatctgtactgattatggagctgatattcttgacactatct ctgatattaccgaCAATATCGGTGCTGATtacagagctgatattactgaccgtATCTGTGCTGAttctggagctgatattactgacagtatctggacTGATTATGGAGcttatattactgacaatatcggtgctgattatagagctgatattgctGAGAATAtccgtgctgattatggagctgatattactgacagcatCTGTACTGATTATCGTGCTGATATTACAGTCAATATCTGCGTTGataatggagctgatattactgaaaaTATATATACTGATTATGGAGTTGAtattactgacactatct ctgatattactgacaatatctgtgctgattatggagctgatattattgaCAATATCTATACTAATTATAGAGCGGATATTACTGACAGGATCTCTACTGATGATTGCGATgaaattactgacagtatctgtgctgattatggagctgatattgcgGACAATATGTgtcctgattatggagctgatattactgacagtatctgtaatgattatggagctgatattactgacagtatctttgCTGATTATGGGTCAGATATGACTGACAGTATCtgcactgattatggagctgatattactgacattatctgtactgattatggagctgatattacggcAGAATCTCTACTGATTATGGTGCTGTTATTACGGAAAGTAGCTGtagtgattatggagctgatattactgacagt ccatattactgacagtatctgtattgATTATcgaactgatattactgacagtatctgtgctgattatggagctgatattactgacagtatctgtactgattatagagctgatattactgacaatatcggtgctgattatggagctgatattactgacagtatctgttctGATTATGAAGcttatattactgacaatatctgtgttGATTATAGAACTGATATTACTGACACTTCCTGCACTGATTATAGAGCtaatgttactgactgtatctgtgctgattTTCGAGCTGATATTACGGACAGAATatctactgattatggagctgatattacggacAGCATCTGCAGTgaatatggagctgatattacttacagtatctgtactgattatagagctgatattagtgACAATTACTGTGCTGATTATCGTGCTGATATTACTgactatctgtgctga